The region GGCGCGGCATGTGGAAGGGGTGGCGCTTCTGTATGCCGACAACATGACCGACTCCATGGCGAAGGCCATCTCAGAAACCGAACGACGTCGGGCGATTCAGCAGGCCCACAACAAGAAGAATGGAATTGTGCCTACTGCTGCGGGCAAGAAGGCCAGCAACTCGATCCTCAGCTTCCTGGAGCTGAGTCGCAAGCTGAAGCAGGAAGGGCCCGAAGCGGATCTTGTTCAGGTGGTGGGCAAAGCGGCCAAGGCTCTGGAAGATGATCCCGACGCCAGCCTGGCCCTGGAAGCACTGCCAGAGTTGATCGATCAGCTAGAGGCAAAGATGAAGGAGGCCGCCAAGAAGCTGGACTTCGAAGAGGCAGCGAACCTGCGGGATCGGGTTAAGCAGCTGCGTCAGAAAATGGCTGGATAGCAATAGCATCATCATAATTTGCCAATTCGTAGTACTTAATGGCTGAACTATTGAGCCATTTAACGGAATTAAGATGGTATAGTCTCTTGTGAATTATAGCTAAAAGCATATTCTAATAACTAACAGTATGTCAACTGTAAATTTGCAAAATACTTCTTAGCGAATCAACTATCTTAAAACATAAATTATTGATTTGATTTTTTGAGGCAATAGATGGCGACGAATAAATATCAAAAAATTTAGATCCAAATTCTTTTATCTCGAGCATACTTTTGCGGATGTCCATAGATGACGAAACATTAAATATCAAAGGATGATTTGCAAATGGTTCGTTTGTTAAGCACCCAAAATAAAGTGATATGCATCCAGAAATTAAGGAGTGAGGTAATTTTTCTGTAACGTAGCCAGGATGAAAAGAATTTTCAAAGCATAAGCTGTATTTATAGTTTTTCAAAAGATCAAATTTATTACCCACCGGGTTAGTATGACTACCAAATCGATCGACTTGAAATCCAAAGTCTATCAGTTGATTTAGAAAATATTCTCTAAATGGTTCAGCATTATTTCCGATAAAAGCGACGGCGTCTTTTCGTTTTGAGAAATCAACAGACTGTTCTGAATGGAAAATTTTCTTTTGCAAAGGATTTCTATCATCATAGGACTTATTGAATAAATCAATCTCAAAAAG is a window of Synechococcus sp. A15-24 DNA encoding:
- a CDS encoding glycosyltransferase family 10, whose amino-acid sequence is MFQRQWHSPGSQIGLEDHSIKHEYSLIKHDYRNAISNIDKYCNSSQNKYWTRQKSRLKHILSRKTDCINISFEGFWPDFNCIDNQILDFIRLAVIDKNLQINIIPSSPDTDINFSSCYGQYLVLPSNATQILFLGENVRPNFLNFDYSAGFDQFTSCNRIIYMPLWLFEIDLFNKSYDDRNPLQKKIFHSEQSVDFSKRKDAVAFIGNNAEPFREYFLNQLIDFGFQVDRFGSHTNPVGNKFDLLKNYKYSLCFENSFHPGYVTEKLPHSLISGCISLYFGCLTNEPFANHPLIFNVSSSMDIRKSMLEIKEFGSKFFDIYSSPSIASKNQINNLCFKIVDSLRSILQIYS